Proteins encoded together in one Quercus lobata isolate SW786 chromosome 3, ValleyOak3.0 Primary Assembly, whole genome shotgun sequence window:
- the LOC115982040 gene encoding uncharacterized protein LOC115982040 gives MENNHIMMNQKLLEKSHDLQKQKLEVFDILREALIVSFKNFNFIIFIFLASLPFFGFMVYYETFLQRTFVEASHILKHPPSYSTYNWPLPEFLVKTVTKDFFHELVQLSFLYLVPLHLFELCTVIVTVDLASRIYAEETPMTLKEMIHKPIYGARLRGTFVTSFYVLFLSTCTLLGLIWLATNYYVIFANSVVDVLFAVSYGVAFVVLLTKFLEWSAMWNMSIVISTLEGLYGVEAFVLSAYFSKGIGRRGLLLMLVFFVWGLSLRLPCLYFGCYEGGRGIVAQICLFCLGNALKWVVCTVYFYDCKKRILEKKVDEEVGRDIDAIDA, from the coding sequence ATGGAAAATAATCATATTATGATGAACCAGAAATTGCTTGAGAAAAGTCATGATTTGCAAAAACAGAAGCTGGAGGTCTTTGATATCCTTAGAGAAGCTCTAATAGTCTCTTTCAAGAATTTCAACTTCATCATCTTTATCTTTCTGGCATCACtccctttttttggtttcatggtTTACTATGAAACTTTCCTTCAAAGGACTTTTGTTGAAGCCTCACATATCCTAAAGCATCCACCTAGTTACTCCACCTATAATTGGCCGTTACCtgaatttttggtaaaaacagtGACCAAAGATTTTTTTCATGAATTGGTTCAACTTAGCTTCCTTTATCTGGTGCCCCTTCATCTCTTTGAGCTTTGCACCGTGATTGTGACTGTTGATTTGGCATCAAGGATATATGCAGAAGAGACACCAATGACTCTCAAGGAGATGATACATAAGCCCATTTATGGAGCAAGACTGAGAGGCACTTTTGTCACATCATTTTACGTTCTCTTCTTATCAACTTGCACTCTACTCGGATTGATATGGTTAGCCACAAACTACTATGTTATATTTGCAAATTCTGTTGTTGATGTGTTATTTGCTGTGTCTTATGGGGTAGCTTTTGTAGTACTACTAACAAAATTCTTGGAATGGAGTGCTATGTGGAATATGAGTATTGTCATTTCAACGTTGGAGGGGTTATATGGGGTTGAAGCATTTGTGCTTTCTGCTTATTTTAGCAAAGGTATTGGGCGGCGTGGGCTGCTTTTGATgcttgttttctttgtttggggACTGAGCTTAAGGTTGCCATGCCTCTATTTTGGATGCTATGAAGGAGGGAGAGGAATTGTTGCACAAATTTGCTTGTTCTGCTTGGGGAATGCGCTCAAATGGGTGGTCTGCACGGTCTATTTCTATGATTGCAAGAAGCGGATTTTAGAGAAGAAAGTTGATGAGGAAGTAGGAAGAGATATTGATGCCATTGATGCATAA
- the LOC115982670 gene encoding uncharacterized protein LOC115982670, with product MPEQKLGENIHDKRNQKLEAFDVLRAALAISFKNFNFIIFVFLISLPLLCFMVYYEIFLQRTLVETSNIVNVPPGYFYYKRSIPDFSTEETSLQITKDLFQKLFHLGFLYLVPLHLVEFCSVIVIVDLASKIYVEERPLTLKQMKDMINKLYDGARVRGTFITSIYILFVSTCILLGLIWLITNSFQLGLMWLFADYHFIIKDSAIDVFFAVFYGIAFVALLTKYLEWSAMWNMSIVISVLEGIYGGEAFALSSYFNKGSEGRGLLLMLVFFVWGLGLRLPCLYFGCYEGGRGIVAQISLFCLGNVLKWVVCMVYFYDCKKRILEKKVDEEVGRDIEAVGA from the coding sequence ATGCCAGAGCAGAAGCTGGGCGAGAACATTCATGATAAGCGGAACCAGAAGCTGGAGGCCTTTGATGTCCTTAGAGCAGCTCTTGCAATCTCTTTCAAGAATTTCAATTTCATCATTTTCGTCTTTCTGATTTCCCTGCCTCTTTTATGCTTCATGGTTTACTATGAAATTTTCCTTCAGAGGACACTGGTTGAAACCTCAAATATCGTTAACGTGCCTCCTGGTTACTTCTACTATAAGAGGTCGATTCCTGATTTTTCAACCGAAGAAACGAGTCTTCAAATTACCAAAgatctttttcaaaaattgtttcaCCTTGGTTTCCTCTATCTGGTGCCTCTTCATCTCGTTGAGTTCTGCAGTGTGATTGTGATTGTTGATTTGGCGTCAAAGATATATGTAGAAGAGAGACCATTGACTCTCAAGCAAATGAAGGATATGATAAATAAGCTTTACGATGGAGCAAGAGTGAGAGGCACTTTTATCACTTCAATTTACATTCTCTTCGTATCAACTTGTATTCTACTCGGGTTAATATGGTTAATCACAAATAGTTTTCAACTTGGATTGATGTGGTTATTCGCAGACTACCATTTTATTATCAAAGATTCTGCCATTGATGTGTTCTTTGCAGTGTTTTATGGAATAGCTTTTGTAGCACTGCTAACAAAATACTTAGAATGGAGTGCTATGTGGAATATGAGCATTGTCATTTCAGTGTTGGAGGGGATATATGGGGGTGAAGCATTTGctctttcttcttattttaaTAAAGGTAGCGAGGGGCGTGGGCTGCTTTTGATGCTCGTTTTCTTTGTTTGGGGACTGGGTTTAAGGTTGCCATGCCTCTATTTTGGATGCTATGAAGGAGGGAGAGGAATTGTTGCACAAATCAGCTTGTTCTGCTTGGGGAATGTGCTGAAATGGGTAGTCTGCATGGTCTATTTCTATGATTGCAAGAAGCGGATTTTAGAGAAGAAAGTTGATGAGGAAGTTGGAAGAGATATCGAAGCTGTTGGTGCATAA
- the LOC115982672 gene encoding serine/arginine-rich splicing factor RSZ21 — protein MSRVYVGNLDQRVSERDLEDEFRMYGVLRSVWVARRPPGYAFVEFDDRRDALDAVHALDGKNGWRVELSHNSKGGGGRGGGGGGGGGRGRGGGEDLKCYECGEPGHFARECRLRIGSRGLGSGRRRSPSPIRRRRSPDYGYGRRSYSPRGRRSPRRRSISPPRRRSYSRSPAYRRARQDSPYANGD, from the exons ATGTCTCGGGTTTATGTTGGGAATTTGGATCAACGAGTGTCCGAGAGGGATCTCGAAGATGAATTCCGAATGTATGGTGTTCTTCGGAG TGTTTGGGTTGCTCGAAGACCACCAGGATATGCATTTGTTGAGTTTGATGATCGCAGGGATGCTCTAGATGCCGTACATGCATTGGATG GGAAAAATGGTTGGCGTGTGGAGCTTTCTCATAATTCTAAGGGTGGCGGAGGCCGTGGCGGTGGAGGTGGCGGCGGTGGTGGACGTGGGCGTGGTGGAGGGGAGGACTTAAAGTGTTATGAGTGTGGAGAACCTGGTCATTTTGCTCGAGAATGTCGCTTGCGCATTGGCTCACGAGGCTTGGGAAGTGGACGACGTCGAAGCCCTAGCCCTATTCGACGTCGGAGGAGTCCAGACTATGGGTATGGGCGCAG GAGTTATAGTCCCCGTGGCAGAAGATCTCCACGTCGCCGCAGCATTTCGCCTCCTAGACGTCGCAGCTACAGCAGGTCCCCTGCATATCGCCGTGCTCGCCAAGATTCACCTTATGCTAATGG AGACTAA